From the Helicobacter sp. MIT 05-5293 genome, one window contains:
- a CDS encoding carbon-nitrogen hydrolase family protein: MNIALLQLPSLQISDERLEKYLHACKKQKAQLVALGEYVLNPFYKEFGQSYSKDIIASFSHNILENLAKLSKKYKIEIIAPILFGESNKLYKGIALIKGQEREIYTQQRLIEYEHWNERAFFDNPYKKRFVMPIVFERENLKFAVIAGFEIHFDEIWVMLKKAKVDVVIIPCANTFSSRVRWRNLCQMRAFTNSMAILRINRVGELCYDEVAWRFYGDSLYIDAQGEVQDHLDAKEGMILLQIHKDSIEEIRKEWKFR; the protein is encoded by the coding sequence ATGAATATTGCCCTTTTGCAACTTCCCTCACTGCAAATCTCTGATGAGCGTCTTGAAAAATATTTACACGCTTGTAAAAAACAAAAAGCGCAATTAGTCGCCTTAGGAGAATATGTGCTAAATCCTTTCTACAAGGAGTTTGGACAATCTTATTCAAAAGACATCATTGCAAGCTTTTCACACAATATCTTAGAGAATCTCGCCAAACTTTCTAAGAAATACAAAATCGAAATCATTGCGCCCATTCTCTTTGGGGAATCAAACAAGCTTTATAAAGGTATTGCGCTCATCAAAGGGCAAGAGAGAGAAATTTACACCCAACAAAGATTAATCGAATACGAGCATTGGAATGAAAGAGCATTTTTTGACAATCCTTACAAAAAGCGATTTGTAATGCCTATCGTGTTTGAAAGAGAGAATCTCAAATTTGCAGTGATTGCGGGATTTGAGATTCATTTTGATGAAATATGGGTGATGCTTAAAAAGGCAAAAGTCGATGTTGTGATTATCCCTTGTGCAAATACTTTCAGTTCTAGGGTGCGTTGGAGAAATCTCTGCCAAATGCGCGCTTTTACAAATTCTATGGCAATTTTGCGGATAAATCGTGTCGGGGAATTATGCTATGATGAAGTCGCTTGGCGATTTTATGGAGATAGCCTCTATATTGACGCACAGGGCGAAGTCCAAGATCATTTAGATGCAAAAGAAGGTATGATTTTGCTTCAGATTCATAAAGATTCTATCGAAGAAATCCGCAAAGAATGGAAATTCAGATAG